Part of the Ictalurus punctatus breed USDA103 chromosome 9, Coco_2.0, whole genome shotgun sequence genome is shown below.
TAAACAgctatttttgttttctcagtGGGATAATGTTCAGGTTGTGTCTCCTTTTTTTCAGACCTCGTGCTCTGAGAGCTGTCTACAGAAGTATCTGAAAATGACACAGCGGATCTCGATGCGCTTCCAGGAATATCATATCCAGCAGAATGAGGCTTTAGCAGCCAAAGCTGGCTTATTAGGCCAGCCACGATAGTCGACTACTATGTGTTTTACAGACTCTTATCCTCAGGCTGTAACTCTCACCCTGCTTGCTTCATACTGGACTGATGAGGCAGAGGACATCGTGTCAGAAGATGATGTGCTCCTGTTGGGTTCAGATCCTTAGCAATGGTGGGAGGATTGTTTTCCGTTCTTCCGATTGTGAAGACTCACCAGGTCTTGTTCGGTATTCTGCataatgtggatttttttttttctttaggtaGTCATGACCTTTTTATGTAATCACAGCAAATGTAcgtaacaaataaaacaagtaAATAAGTCCGTTTTATACTGACTGTTATTATTCATCTATCTGCTCTAACTGCAGTATATATGTAGAGCTAAGCAtgaacgatgatgatgatgatattctTTTGCATGGCATTCTGGTTGTGAATAAATTGATCAACTACTTACAAACTtgttaggggccaagcaccaaagatGTGTAGGCACCCTTTTCTAATTTTGTTATAGTTGTACTTTGACAGaggagtctatggcagcccatagaacacTCTGTAAGTATTTGATGAAATTTGTCACAGTGCTAGAGGGCAGTCTCAGCTACCTAC
Proteins encoded:
- the timm9 gene encoding mitochondrial import inner membrane translocase subunit Tim9 isoform X2 is translated as MAAQVTESDQIKQFKEFLGTYNKLTENCFMDCVKDFTTREVKAEETSCSESCLQKYLKMTQRISMRFQEYHIQQNEALAAKAGLLGQPR